Proteins from one Mercurialis annua linkage group LG7, ddMerAnnu1.2, whole genome shotgun sequence genomic window:
- the LOC126657633 gene encoding uncharacterized protein LOC126657633, translated as MERNTPVRKSHTSTSDLLTWREGSTPSHAPATASAAHRSHQPSDRMGQVLSGGQLTEEETDLLKKKPCSGYKLKEMNGSGIFAANNGDDASQPGSAKKTSVRICQQAMNGISQISFNTEESVSPKKPTSIPEVAKQRELSGTLQSDPDLNSKKQISNAKYKEISGHDIFAPSPEITPRSLAAAARTLESKESKDIEKPATRNIRTSVKVSNPAGGQSNILFGEEPETKVTKKLHNQKFHELTGNDIFKGDVPPGSAEKSLSSAKLKEISGSNIFADGKSESRDYFGGVRRPPGGESSISLV; from the exons atggaaAGAAACACACCGGTCAGAAAGTCACACACTTCCACCTCCGATCTGCTGACGTGGAGGGAGGGTTCTACTCCCTCTCACGCTCCGGCCACCGCCTCCGCCGCCCACCGCTCTCATCag CCGTCGGATAGGATGGGTCAGGTGCTCTCCGGTGGTCAGCTCACAGAGGAAGAAACTGATCTCTtgaaaaa GAAACCTTGCTCTGGGTATAAATTAAAGGAGATGAATGGCAGTGGTATATTTGCTGCTAATAATGGAGATGATGCATCTCAACCTGGTTCCGCTAAGAAAACTAGTGTACGCATCTGTCAG CAAGCAATGAATGGAATTAGCCAAATATCATTTAATACTGAGGAGAGCGTATCTCCTAAGAAGCCAACTTCTATCCCTGAAGTAGCAAAGCAGCGAGAGTTAAGTGGGACTCTTCAAAGTGATCCAGATTTGAACAGTAAGAAGCAGATATCAAATGCAAAATACAAGGAGATCAGCGGACATGACATCTTTGCTCCTTCCCCTGAAATTACACCTCGATCATTAGCTGCTGCTGCACGCACCTTGGAATCAAAAGAAAGCAAAGATATCGAGAAGCCTGCCACTAGAAATATCCGCACTTCTGTCAAAGTTTCCAAT CCTGCTGGAGGTCAGAGCAACATCCTGTTTGGTGAAGAACCAGAGACTAAAGTAACAAAGAAATTACACAACCAAAAATTTCATGAGCTGACAGGCAATGACATTTTCAAAGGAGATGTTCCTCCTGGATCTGCGGAAAAATCACTAAGCAGCGCTAAACTGAAAGAGATTAGTGGCAGTAACATTTTTGCAGATGGAAAGTCAGAGTCGAGGGACTATTTTGGTGGTGTCCGCAGGCCTCCTGGTGGTGAGAGCAGCATTTCACTGGTGTAA
- the LOC126657355 gene encoding annexin D2-like, with product MATLKLPAHVPPPSEDAEQLHKAFQGWGTNESLIIDILAHRNAAQRNLIQKTYFEAYGEDLLKALDKELTSDFERVVKLFTMDPADRDAYLANEATKRFTSSHWVLMEIACTRSSIGLFKARQAYHTRYKKSLEEDVAHHATGDFRKLLVPLVSAFRYEGEEVNMILAKAEAKILHEKISNKAYNDEEIIRILTTRSKAQINAALNHYNNTFGNAINKDLKADPSDEFLKLLRATIKCLTTPEKYFGKVLRMAINKQGTDEWGLTRVVTTRAEVDMERIKEEYHRRNSIALDRAIAGDTSGDYEKMLLALIGHGDA from the exons ATGGCGACGCTCAAACTTCCCGCCCATGTTCCTCCTCCATCGGAGGATGCTGAGCAGCTCCACAAAGCTTTTCAAG GATGGGGAACGAATGAGTCATTGATTATTGATATCTTGGCTCATCGCAATGCTGCTCAGCGCAACTTGATTCAGAAAACCTATTTTGAAGCTTATGGGGAGGATCTCCTTAAAGCCCTTGACAAAGAACTTACTAGTGACTTTGAG AGGGTTGTAAAGTTATTTACAATGGATCCTGCTGATCGCGATGCATACTTGGCTAATGAGGCTACTAAGAGGTTCACATCAAGCCACTGGGTTCTCATGGAAATAGCTTGCACTAGGTCTTCGATTGGCCTATTCAAGGCGAGACAAGCATACCATACTCGCTACAAGAAATCACTGGAGGAAGATGTTGCACATCATGCAACTGGAGACTTCCGCAAG TTGTTGGTTCCTCTCGTGAGTGCATTCAGATATGAGGGAGAAGAGGTGAACATGATATTGGCAAAAGCAGAGGCAAAGATACTTCATGAAAAGATCTCTAACAAAGCCTATAATGATGAGGAAATCATTAGGATTCTGACAACAAGGAGCAAGGCACAAATTAATGCAGCTCTTAATCACTACAACAATACATTTGGGAATGCCATCAACAAG GATTTGAAGGCCGACCCTAGCGATGAGTTCCTCAAGCTGCTGAGAGCAACAATCAAATGCTTGACCACTCCTGAGAAATACTTTGGGAAGGTTCTGCGAATGGCCATTAACAAGCAAGGGACAGACGAATGGGGTCTTACTAGAGTTGTCACCACTAGAGCAGAGGTGGACATGGAACGTATCAAAGAGGAATATCATCGCCGAAACAGTATTGCTCTTGATCGTGCGATTGCTGGAGACACTTCTGGTGACTATGAGAAAATGCTCCTCGCCTTGATTGGTCATGGTGATGCTTGA